ATTACTAAATATACAACAGAGTTTCTAGATGTTATTCATAATAAAATAAAACCGACTAATAACTTTAATGCAAGTAAAATTGCGCCGGCAAGTATGTATGGTATGAAGGTTATGAGTTCAATGTACGTATCAAATAGTAAGACAATTTTTTCAGCTAATAAAAAAACAAAAATTTCTACATCAGATGCAAAAGCGCAATATGTTGTAGAATCTGTCAATGAAAATGACAATACAGCAAGATTTTTCAAACATCCTATTGAAAGTGAATTTAATACTAACGGCCCCAACTTAAATCTGCTAAATTTAAAATGGACAAAAAAAGATGGGTATGCAACTATCCAAATGAATGATACTAATTTTAACGAGTTTTCAACTATCCGTTTTTCCATCGCTCAAGATAGTACAGATAAAATTAATCAAGCAAAAGATCAAGGGATGACGATTGTTTTTGAAGATAATAAAGGCAAGGAAGCAAAAATTGTCATGGATAATAAAACACCAGCACTAAACTATCTTTATGGTGTTGAATTTAAACTTTCAGAGACATCTGAATGGCTTGGTTATACCCCTTTAACCGATTTAAGAATTCCATTAGATTTAATTAAAGGGATAGATATGAATAAAATAGAAAGTATTTCTTTCTTGTTTAATCAAACAGACCAAGGATCGATTATGTTACAAGATATAGTTTTACAATAAAATAGAAAAGCAGCCGTAATGTAGTACACCCCCAAATTTAGACTATAGAATCTAAATTTGGGGGTGTACTACAAAATTTTATGGATGCTTTTTTGTTCCTAATTAATAAGGAAAGCCTATTCTAAAAATAATAAAGTCCCGCGACGATAAGAGCTGCTATCAGAATGCCAGGAACTAAATTTGCCACACGAATTTTTGTTAAGCCAAGTAAATTGAGACCGATTGCTAAAATCATAATACCACCAGTTGCCGTTATTTCACCAATAATTAGCGTCATTAAGTCTGCTGGGACAAATTTGTCAATTTGAGTGGCGAATAAGGCAATAATTCCTTCGAAAAGAAATACTGGGATAGCTGAGAGCATAACGCCCCAACCGAGCGTCGTACTAAGGAGAAGCGCAATAAAACCATCCATAACGGATTTGGTGAAAAGTACGTCATGATTACCACGAATGCCACTATCAAGTGCACCAATAATTCCCATTGCACCAATAACAAAAATAAGTGTCGATGTAACAAATCCTTTAGCGATATTACTTTTTCCGTTAGCTCCAACTTTTCGTTCAATCCAGTGACCAAGTTGATTGAGATGGTAGTCTATATTAATTAATTCCCCAATAACTGCACCAAAACAAATGCTTAAAATAACAATAAGTGAATTGCTCGTTTTAAAAGCCATTTGGATTCCGAGGACAATGACGGATAAGCCCATGCCTTTCATTACGGTGTCTTTTATGCGTTCAGGGATATTATGTAATTTCATGCCAATTATGGAACCTATCAAAATTCCAAGTCCATTAACTAGCGCACCAAGTAAAACCATTTTATTCCTCCCTTTTAAACCATAACTTTATTATACAGTAACATACTCGGAATTGGCACAAAAAAATCGAAGGAACTAAGTTGTCCTTCGATTTTTTTAATATTATTTTCCAGCCACAGTAAAACGCTCATTTAAATGGTTGGGTTTTTCGATTTCATCCACGATTGCAATAGCGAAGTCTTCCATGCTAATAAAGCTATTACCTTCACTGTTAAATAAGAGATGATTTTCCCCTGACTGATAGCTGCCAGTGCGCTCGCCAGGCTCAAACATTGCAGGAGGACTAACATAGGTCCAACTGAAATGAGATTCATTTTCTTTTAAAGTGGTTAACTGTTTGGCTTGTGCTTCTGCAGTTGGAAAGTACGGTGCTTCTTTTAGCCCTTTCGATTCAAGTAACGTATTTCCATCGTCGTCAATTTGAAGGCTAGCTGCACCACCTACAACAACAAGTCGCGGTGAAACGGTACCATTTAAGATTTTCATTAAATGCTTCAGTGAGGTGACATGTTTATTAGCTTCTTCTGGACTAACACCATAGGCATTAACGACTACATTTAAATCGGACACATCAGAAAGTGTTAAATCGAATATGTCTTTTTGTAAAATATTGATATCTTTATGTGTTTGCGTAATTTTCCCAGCATTCCTAACAATGGCTGTCACTTCATGGCCTCGATCTTTAGCTTCTTCTAAAATCCTTGAACCAGCTCGTCCCGTAGCACCAATTATACCAATTTTCATAAAAAAAGCCCCCTATTCATTTTTGTGGAATAGATTCTTGCTTGTTAGAAGAATTATTCCCGAAAGAGGGGACTCGAAAACATTTTTTAAGATTGTTCTTTTGCAGCTGCAGCTAATTGTTTGATTTTTGTTGCAGAATAAACATGTGAAATCGTGAAAATGATTAATGCGAGCCAGATGAATGCGAAAGCGAACAACTGGATATGATCAAAACTTTCTTTGAAAAGTAACACACCAATTGCAAGCATCAAGGTAGGTCCAATATATTGCAAGAATCCAACCATTGTATAACTGATTTTCTTAGCCGCAGTGGCAAAGAGTAGAAGTGGAATTGCGGTGACAACTCCTGCTCCAATTAAAATAATATTTGTGCTGGACGGATACTGCATCAAACCATTTGTTGCGAAAAATAATACATAAATCAATGCAAATGGCGTAATAATCATGGTTTCAAGCGTTAATCCAGTCCAAACAGAAACGGGAACAAGTTTTTTTATTAACCCATAAAGCGAAAATGTCACAGCCATCCCGATTGCTGCCCAAGGAACGGATCCAAGGTGCCAAGTTAAGATTAGTACACCGATTGTAGCCGAAATAACAGCAATAATTTCGCCACGGCTTAACCGTTCTTTTAAAATAACAGTCGCAAGTAATACGTTGACAAGTGGATTTATGTAATAGCCAAGACTTGCTTCGGTTACATGCCCGCTATTAACTGTATAAATGAATAAAAACCAGTTGCCTGTTACTAAAAACGCGGCAACAATAATCGCAATCAGCGTTTTTGGTTGTAGTAAAATAGCTTTCGTTTCCTCAAATACCATGGATGCCTTTCGTAAGCAGACAATCAAAAATAACATAAAAATAAAAGACCATAGTATTCTATAGGCTAAAATCTCCATTGGTGGAACATTTGTTACTAACTTCCAGTAAATCGGAAGGACTCCCCAGAACACATAAGCAAGAGCACCAGCCATAATCCCGCCTAATTGTCCATTTTGTTTGTTTTCCATAGTGATGTTAGCCCCCTTTTTAAGCAATAAACCTATTTTAGCGTAAAAGAGGATAGAAAGCTATATAAAAATGCGAATAGGCTAGGCTATTCGCATTTTCAGGAAATTATTTACTTGCTTCGATTTGGATGTTTAATTTAACTTCATCGCCAATTAGTACGCCGCCAGTTTCAAGTGCTGCGTTGTAGTTCAGGCCAAAGTCTTTACGGTTGAATTTACCTTTTGCTTCAAAACCAGCTACCATGTTGCCAGTGTTAGGATCTTTACCAGTTCCCTCATAGCTTACCTCCAGTGTTAGTGGTTTTGTTACGTCGCGAATAGTTAAATCACCAGTAACAACATATTCATCATCACCATCAGGAGTGATTTTCGTTGCTGTAAAAGTTACATTTGGATATTTTTCTACATTAAAGAAATCTTCACTTTTCAAATGTCCGTCACGTTGAGCTTGACGAGTGTCAACTGATGCTGCATCAACGGAGAAGTTTAATTTTGCGCTTGTTAAGTCTTCTGGATCCATTTCGATGTCAGCTGTGAAATTACTGAAAGCACCTTTTACTTTTGATACCATCATGTGTTTTACTTGAAATTCGATTGAACTATGCGCAGGGTCAACGTTCCATTTTTCTACTGTCATTTTTTCATTCCTCCAAATATGTTTTTTTATAAAAGCATTCTATTATAATCTAACCTATTTGGGCCTAGATTAAACCTAGTGAAAAATACTTTTACGAATAAGAAAAGCGTACTGCTTAACTGTTAATAAATAAACTATAACACACTTACTTTTAATAAGCAACTATAAAATCGTAATAAGTTTTATGTTTTTTTTGTAAATATGATTGAGTTTTCGTCCTAAAGTGCGTAGAATAGGTTATAAGAGGAGGTTGGATGATGACAAGCGTGAATACAGATACAGAAAACATTAGTGAACTTCTAAAAACATATTGGTCGATACAGCGAATTTCAGCGGGATATGCTGATCAAAATGCGGCTAGTTTGGGACTGACGCTACAGCAACTAGCGATGATCAATGTGATTTATGGGACACCCGGAATTTCAGTTGCAGAATTAACGAAACGTTTAATTATCACGGGAAGTTCAGCAGCAGCAAATATTGACGGGTTAATTAGCTTAGGCTTAGTAGTGAAATTGAACAAAACGATTCCGAATGATAGCATGGATTTAACCTTGAAACTTTCTAAAAAAGGGGAAGATTTGTCTAAACGATCTACTGCAAACGCATTTATGTACAAAGCAATGATCAAGGTTTTTGAGAATCTGAACGAAACCGAAGTGAAAGAATTGATTCGCTTAAATAAAAAAGTAGAAACCCTATTAAAAAAAAGTAAATAAAAACATCTCCTGTCATTCGGGCTAACTTGAATGAGCAAGAGATGTTTTTTTATTTTTTATCAAATTTACAGTCTTCTAATGGAATGACTTTGGTTTTATTAACAAATTTAAAGGATAACCAGAAAATAAGGAAGATAGGTAAGCCGATATAAGAGATACCAATTTTTTGCCACCAAGCAGGATTAGCAAACTGTGGTTCTAAAAAAGCCGCATAGTCTTGACCGACGATAACCAAAATGCATAAAACTAGGGCAAGAATAGGACCAAATGGGAAAAATTTTGCTCTATATTTAAGTTCATTTAAATCATGCCCTTGTTTTATGAACGCCTTTCGGAATCGGTAATGGCTGATAGCAATACCAACCCAAGCGATAAAACCAGTTAAGCCAGATGCGGACAATAACCAAGTATAGATAACTGTTCCATTCTCAGTCAAAGTAGTAATAAAGGTCATTGCTCCAATAATAGTTGTTACAATTAAAGCTGCCATTGGAATCCCACGTTTGTTGACATTTCCTAAGAAGCGTGGTGCTTTTTTGTCACGCGCCATTGCCCAGAGCATTCTAGTGGAAGCATACAAGCCAGAGTTACCAGCCGATAGCACGGATGTAAGAATGACAGCATTCATCACTGATGCAGCAAAAGCAAGTCCAGCTTTTTCAAAAACAAGTGTAAAAGGGCTAATAGCAACATCTGTCGCATCCGCACTTAGTAAATGCGGGCTTGTATAAGGAATAATCATTCCAATAATGAAAATCGCGAAAATATAGAATAATAATATCCGCCAGAAAACTTGTTTAATCGCTTTTGGAACACTTTTTTCTGGGGTAGCACTTTCACCAGCAGCAATCCCAACCATTTCAGTTCCTTGAAAAGAAAAACCAGCAATTAAAAAGGTTCCAAGGATAGCGAAGAAACCACCTTTGAATGGTGCATCTCCAGCTGTGAAATTAGAAAAGCCAATGAATTCTCCACCAAGAATTCCAACAATCGTTAGCAAACCTACAATAAGGAAAATAATCACAGTGGCAACTTTGATAATGGAGAACCAATATTCAGACTCACCATAAGCTTTCACAGATAAAGCATTTAGGCCAAAGATGAGGATTAAAAATATTGCGCTCCACAACCATGCAGGAGTGTTTGGTAGCCAAAATTGAACAATGATAGCTGCTGTTGAAATATCGACTGCAAGTGTGATTGCCCAGTTAAACCAGTAATTCCAACCAAGCGCAAATCCAAAAGCAGGATCAACAAAACGAGTAGCATATGTACTAAACGATCCTGATACTGGCATATAGGTAGCCATTTCACCTAAACTAGTCATTAAAAAGTAAACCATAATTCCAATAGCGATATAGGCGACGAGTGCGCCACCAGGACCTGCAGTATGAATAGCATTCCCGCTCGCTAAAAATAACCCGGTTCCGATAGAACCACCGATAGCAATCATAGATAGGTGTCTCGTTTTTAAGTCACGTCGAATTTCGCCGTGTGTTTCTTTTTCCAAAATACATCTTCCTTTCTGTCTTCAGATGAAAGTGCACAAAAACAGCCAATCTGCGAGAAATTGGCTGTTACATATTTTACCAACATCTTGATTGTCAGATAGCACATCTATAAGAAATTTCGACAAATTCTTATAGCAGTCCAGCACCTTTTGGCAACTGTCCCAACAACTATTCTTGAACAAAGAGAGAATAGTCACTTCGGCAATCATCCTGTTCATTTTTTGTCATGGGCGTCTTTGTTTCGCCTCAAAAAAAGTACTAGTGAATCTTGCAACCTCTACCTCACCATTTGGATGAGGGTTTATATTTGATTATTTACCCATAATAACGGAAAAAGAGTAATTTGGCAATAGCATATTTTCAGTAATATTGTAGGGCTTCTTTGATGGTGCTATAAGTTGTTAAGGATGACAAGTTTTCTTCATAGCGGATTAAAGTCATCGCAAATTTAGGTGAAATGCCGGTGATTATTAGCTCCACGCCAGTTAATTTCATAAAGCCATGAAACTTCACAAGATTCATCACAGCATCTTCATTAAATTCAGCTAGACCAGAAAGATCCATAATTAAGTAATCTTCTTTGCCATTATCCATATACTCACTTACATACTCAGACATGTTTTGGAGTCGGTCGTTGGTTAATGAGCCAATCAAAGGCAAGACACAAATATTATCTTTAATTGGGACAATTGGTGTGGAAAGCTTTTCGATTTCTCGTAATGATTTTTCAAGTTCAAGCTGGTAGTTGTGCTCGGTTGTAATGTCTTTTTGAATACCAACAAAATATAAATGATTATTATCATCATAAATCGGTTCAATTGTAAGTTCATTCATGAAAGAACTACCATCTTTGCGATAATTTTTTAGTAAAGCGTTGGCGGTTGTTTTGTTATGAATAGCATAGCGAACTTTTTCAATCTCATTTTTATTGGTATCTTCCCCTTGTAAGAAATGACAATTAGAGCCTAGTGCATCTTCTTTCGTGTAACCGGTAATATTTTCGAAGCCCGTGTTCACAAAAATAATTGGATTGTTTTTTTGCTCGGCATCAGTAATAATAACCCCTACGCTAGATAAATTTAATGCTTCTAAAATAATATCAAATTTTGG
The nucleotide sequence above comes from Listeria ivanovii subsp. londoniensis. Encoded proteins:
- the rarD gene encoding EamA family transporter RarD — encoded protein: MENKQNGQLGGIMAGALAYVFWGVLPIYWKLVTNVPPMEILAYRILWSFIFMLFLIVCLRKASMVFEETKAILLQPKTLIAIIVAAFLVTGNWFLFIYTVNSGHVTEASLGYYINPLVNVLLATVILKERLSRGEIIAVISATIGVLILTWHLGSVPWAAIGMAVTFSLYGLIKKLVPVSVWTGLTLETMIITPFALIYVLFFATNGLMQYPSSTNIILIGAGVVTAIPLLLFATAAKKISYTMVGFLQYIGPTLMLAIGVLLFKESFDHIQLFAFAFIWLALIIFTISHVYSATKIKQLAAAAKEQS
- a CDS encoding amino acid permease, which gives rise to MEKETHGEIRRDLKTRHLSMIAIGGSIGTGLFLASGNAIHTAGPGGALVAYIAIGIMVYFLMTSLGEMATYMPVSGSFSTYATRFVDPAFGFALGWNYWFNWAITLAVDISTAAIIVQFWLPNTPAWLWSAIFLILIFGLNALSVKAYGESEYWFSIIKVATVIIFLIVGLLTIVGILGGEFIGFSNFTAGDAPFKGGFFAILGTFLIAGFSFQGTEMVGIAAGESATPEKSVPKAIKQVFWRILLFYIFAIFIIGMIIPYTSPHLLSADATDVAISPFTLVFEKAGLAFAASVMNAVILTSVLSAGNSGLYASTRMLWAMARDKKAPRFLGNVNKRGIPMAALIVTTIIGAMTFITTLTENGTVIYTWLLSASGLTGFIAWVGIAISHYRFRKAFIKQGHDLNELKYRAKFFPFGPILALVLCILVIVGQDYAAFLEPQFANPAWWQKIGISYIGLPIFLIFWLSFKFVNKTKVIPLEDCKFDKK
- a CDS encoding YceI family protein → MTVEKWNVDPAHSSIEFQVKHMMVSKVKGAFSNFTADIEMDPEDLTSAKLNFSVDAASVDTRQAQRDGHLKSEDFFNVEKYPNVTFTATKITPDGDDEYVVTGDLTIRDVTKPLTLEVSYEGTGKDPNTGNMVAGFEAKGKFNRKDFGLNYNAALETGGVLIGDEVKLNIQIEASK
- a CDS encoding MarR family winged helix-turn-helix transcriptional regulator produces the protein MTSVNTDTENISELLKTYWSIQRISAGYADQNAASLGLTLQQLAMINVIYGTPGISVAELTKRLIITGSSAAANIDGLISLGLVVKLNKTIPNDSMDLTLKLSKKGEDLSKRSTANAFMYKAMIKVFENLNETEVKELIRLNKKVETLLKKSK
- a CDS encoding DUF554 domain-containing protein, with the protein product MVLLGALVNGLGILIGSIIGMKLHNIPERIKDTVMKGMGLSVIVLGIQMAFKTSNSLIVILSICFGAVIGELINIDYHLNQLGHWIERKVGANGKSNIAKGFVTSTLIFVIGAMGIIGALDSGIRGNHDVLFTKSVMDGFIALLLSTTLGWGVMLSAIPVFLFEGIIALFATQIDKFVPADLMTLIIGEITATGGIMILAIGLNLLGLTKIRVANLVPGILIAALIVAGLYYF
- a CDS encoding blue-light photoreceptor, whose product is MAAYPKFDIILEALNLSSVGVIITDAEQKNNPIIFVNTGFENITGYTKEDALGSNCHFLQGEDTNKNEIEKVRYAIHNKTTANALLKNYRKDGSSFMNELTIEPIYDDNNHLYFVGIQKDITTEHNYQLELEKSLREIEKLSTPIVPIKDNICVLPLIGSLTNDRLQNMSEYVSEYMDNGKEDYLIMDLSGLAEFNEDAVMNLVKFHGFMKLTGVELIITGISPKFAMTLIRYEENLSSLTTYSTIKEALQYY
- a CDS encoding NAD(P)-dependent oxidoreductase, whose product is MKIGIIGATGRAGSRILEEAKDRGHEVTAIVRNAGKITQTHKDINILQKDIFDLTLSDVSDLNVVVNAYGVSPEEANKHVTSLKHLMKILNGTVSPRLVVVGGAASLQIDDDGNTLLESKGLKEAPYFPTAEAQAKQLTTLKENESHFSWTYVSPPAMFEPGERTGSYQSGENHLLFNSEGNSFISMEDFAIAIVDEIEKPNHLNERFTVAGK